The following proteins are co-located in the Penaeus monodon isolate SGIC_2016 chromosome 10, NSTDA_Pmon_1, whole genome shotgun sequence genome:
- the LOC119577651 gene encoding integrin alpha-V-like, whose product MTMACERSIQGGWGLAEGKWLSKGKRGLVTACGNFGKIVRLDETMNLETKLQERATSRLGEMAGFSLTACDVDGDGRDEVVVAAPFGRVPGTFGAYEEVGRVTVLGSEKHTLLHGQSAFGRFGSSVACLGDINNDSFSDLGVGASEHPGGGAVFVFLGSSNGLVSTPSQILHAPPNVTGFGFSLAGGRDIDGNGYPDVLVGAPLSDSAVTFRTAPVPKLRVETFRFEPPAVDLRQKNCDVFGERKNCFRLLLEVRDEGRPRDSSFKLRVKIDLDSGKRRKRIFFIDSQSPFVNESVEPGTQIYEFGVYAEDLANEKDAIPGPVAKVNISLEPPSLVSKGGVTPVIEKPITNIASLSLQCGNDTSNCVALTDIALSADVGEINFTVGEEYVHVKFNITVQGASAYYPYINVMETLGIKVQMGRSYNTPISLDCYMGHRCSFTTSRIRPGNELMMLRFRQDVQQLLNFMNQTSSEPLCITCEMAVQCVNDKNASNDFLTFKMFPQLRPALSLVGESDTESISIKSVEGKGTAREEKNTISFINGNSTVTHTYTVRNVGLIPLREIAINCSSKITGIQDTNLTQYLLSFDAPTVVPGGNRAYCESPCSYQVLDLPAEKMMKIILKFESREYNLQHGMNLTSTCRAEVISPSGASVASDVSDLHQTVTLMTNVTLIVSESNAGPAAWVIVLAVLGGCLLLALLVLALYKLGFFKRKLPPAPPQGDSEPKPGTESKVQEIS is encoded by the exons ATCGTCCGCCTCGACGAAACCATGAACCTCGAAACGAAGCTTCAAGAACGAGCCACCTCTCGCCTCGGGGAGATGGCCGGTTTCTCCCTCACCGCCTGCGACGTGGATGGCGACGGGCGGGACGAGGTGGTGGTGGCTGCTCCCTTCGGCCGAGTCCCAGGCACCTTCGGGGCCTATGAGGAAGTGGGCAGGGTCACCGTCCTTGGATCGGAG AAGCACACCCTACTCCACGGCCAGTCTGCATTTGGTAGATTCGGTAGCAGCGTCGCCTGTTTGGGAGATATCAACAATGACTCCTTCAGCG ACCTGGGCGTCGGCGCGTCCGAACACCCTGGCGGCGGCGCAGTCTTCGTCTTCCTTGGTTCGTCCAATGGCCTCGTTTCTACTCCATCTCAG atCCTTCACGCCCCTCCGAACGTCACTGGCTTTGGCTTCAGCTTAGCCGGCGGTCGGGACATCGATGGTAACGGGTATCCGGACGTGCTGGTCGGGGCGCCGCTGTCCGATTCCGCTGTCACGTTTAG AACCGCCCCGGTGCCAAAGCTGCGCGTGGAGACCTTCCGCTTCGAGCCGCCCGCCGTCGACCTCCGTCAGAAGAACTGCGACGTCTTCGGCGAGAGAAAAAACTGCTTCCGTCTCCTGCTGGAGGTTCGCGACGAAGGAAGACCTCGAGATAGCAGCTTCA aGTTACGTGTGAAGATTGATCTTGATTCGggcaaaagaagaaaacggaTTTTCTTCATTGACAGTCAATCTCCCTTTGTCAATGAGAGTGTTGAACCTGGAACGCAAATTTATGAGTTTGGTGTCTATGCTGAG GACTTAGCAAACGAGAAGGACGCCATACCAGGGCCCGTCGCCAAAGTGAACATATCGCTGGAACCTCCCAGCCTCGTATCAAAAGGAGGTGTCACACCCGTAATTGAAAAGCCTATTACAAACATCGCTTCACTGAGTCTCCAGTGTGGTAATGATACGAGTAACTGCGTCGCTCTTACTGATATTGCCCTCTCTGCTGATGTGGGAGA AATCAACTTCACAGTCGGCGAGGAATACGTCCACGTCAAATTCAATATAACAGTGCAAGGAGCCAGTGCCTACTACCCTTACATCAACGTCATGGAAACACTGGGCATCAAAGTGCAAATGGGGAGGTCTTATAACACGCCGATTTCGCTGGATTGCTACATGGGACACCGCTGTAGCTTCACCACGTCGAGGATTAGGCCGGGGAATGAG CTGATGATGCTAAGGTTTCGACAGGACGTGCAGCAACTCCTAAATTTCATGAACCAGACCTCGAGTGAGCCTCTTTGCATTACCTGCGAGATGGCGGTCCAGTGCGTCAACGACAAGAATGCCTCCAATGATTTTTTGACCTTCAAGATGTTCCCACAGCTTCGTCCTGCTCTGTCTCTGGTTGG aGAGAGTGACACTGAATCCATAAGCATCAAATCAGTGGAAGGAAAAGGAACGGCCAGAGAGGAGAAAAACACTATaag tTTCATTAATGGCAACAGCACAGTAACACATACGTACACAGTAAGGAACGTCGGCCTCATTCCTCTCCGGGAAATTGCTATAAACTGTTCAAGCAAG ATCACCGGAATACAGGACACCAACCTGACACAGTACTTACTCTCCTTCGATGCTCCAACTGTCGTGCCTGGTGGAAACAGGGCCTACTGTGAATCCCCAtgcag TTATCAAGTACTCGATTTGCCCGctgaaaagatgatgaagattatcCTAAAATTTGAAAGCAGGGAATATAACCTACAG CACGGAATGAATCTGACCTCCACCTGCCGAGCCGAGGTCATCTCACCCTCGGGAGCCTCCGTAGCGAGCGATGTCAGTGACTTACACCAAACTGTGACCCTGATGACTAATGTTACCCTGATAGTGAGCGAGAGCAACGCAGGACCTGCAGCCTGGGTCATCGTGTTAGCTGTGTTGGGAGGCTGTTTACTCCTGGCGCTGTTGGTGCTGGCGTTGTACAAG CTTGGATTCTTCAAACGAAAGTTGCCGCCAGCGCCACCACAAGGAGACTCCGAACCTAAACCAGGAACCGAGAGCAAAGTACAGGAAATATCATAG